From Cucumis melo cultivar AY chromosome 1, USDA_Cmelo_AY_1.0, whole genome shotgun sequence, a single genomic window includes:
- the LOC103495249 gene encoding probable E3 ubiquitin ligase SUD1 isoform X1 gives MEIAPAAAPSIDRDAASVDAVQPSSSSTDSVPGNEANLSTSFPGPKYDDDEEEEDVCRICRNPRDADNPLSHPCACSGSIKFVHQDCLLQWLNHSNARQCEVCKHAFSFSPVYAENAPSRLPFQEFIFGIAMKACHVLQFFLRLSFVLSVWLLIIPFITFWIWRLAFVRSFGEAQRLFLSHLSATVVLTDCLHGFLLSASIVFIFLGATSLRDYFRHLRELGGQDGEREDDADRNGARAVRRPPGQANRNFAGDANGEDAGGAPVLAGAGQMIRRNAENVAARWEMQAARLEAHVEQMFDVDDADGAEDVPFDELVGMQGPVFHLVENAFTVLASNMIFLGVVIFVPFTLGRIILHYASWLFSSASGPVFSTMMPLTESALSLANITLKNALTAVANLSSDGKESGLLDQVAEMLKVNSSTLNDVSNNITAPLSVDLLKGAATGGSRLSDVTTLAVGYIFIFSLVFFYLGTIALIRYTRGEPLTMGRLYGIASVAEAIPSLLRQFMAAMRHLMTMVKVAFLLVIELGVFPLMCGWWLDICTVRMFGKSMAQRVQFFSISPLASSLVHWAVGIVYMLQISIFVNLLRGVLRSGVLYFLRDPADPNYNPFRDLIDDPMHKHARRVLLSIAVYGSLIVMLVFLPVKLAMRMVPSIFPLDISVSDPFTEIPADMLLFQICIPFAIEHFKLRTTIKSLLHCWFTVVGWALGLTDYLLPRTEENVGQENGNGEPGLQEELQVVHLGGQDQALVAHAAANDPNQVPASGNLSNEEYDSEEQTDSERYSFALRIVLLLVVAWMTLLVFNSALIVVPTSLGRALFNAIPLLPITHGIKCNDMYAFVIGSYVIWTAIAGARYSIEYVRARRVTVLLGQIWKWFAIVVKSSALLSIWIFLIPVLIGLLFELLVIVPMRVPVDESPVFLLYQDWALGLIFLKIWTRLVMLDHMIPLVDDSWRVKFERVREDGFSRLQGLWVLREIVVPIIMKLLTALCVPYVLARGVFPVFGYPLIVNSAVYRFAWIGCLCVSMLYFCAKRFHVWFTNLHNSIRDDRYLIGRRLHNFGEDSEEKQIDVGTPLETQNAHLLGTGHAAVAGEGLRLRRVVGN, from the exons ATGGAGATTGCACCGGCGGCTGCGCCTTCGATCGACAGAGATGCTGCCTCTGTGGATGCAGTTCAACCATCGTCTTCATCGACGGATTCTGTACCAGGGAACGAGGCGAACTTGTCCACGTCTTTTCCTGGACCTAAGTATGATGACGATGAAGAGGAAGAGGACGTCTGCCGGATCTGTAGGAACCCTAGAGATGCGGATAACCCGCTAAGTCATCCCTGCGCTTGCAGCGGCAGCATCAAGTTTGTTCACCAGGACTGTCTCCTTCAATGGCTTAATCACAGCAACGCCCGTCAGTGCGAG GTTTGCAAACATGCATTTTCCTTCTCCCCTGTTTACGCCGAGAATGCTCCATCAAGGCTACCTTTTCAGGAATTTATTTTTGGAATAGCAATGAAAGCTTGccatgtcctgcagttctttttACGTCTAAGTTTTGTGCTCTCTGTTTGGCTACTCATCATACCTTTCATTACTTTTTGGATATGGCGGTTGGCTTTTGTGAGAAGTTTTGGGGAAGCTCAGAGATTATTCTTGAGTCACTTGTCTGCTACTGTTGTTCTTACTGATTGTCTTCATGGCTTCCTACTCTCTGCTAGCATTGTATTTATATTTCTTGGAGCTACCTCCTTGAGAGATTACTTCAGGCATTTGCGGGAACTTGGAGGTCAGGATGGCGAGCGAGAAGATGATGCAGATAGAAACGGAGCTCGTGCTGTAAGAAGACCTCCAGGACAAGCTAACAGAAATTTTGCTGGTGACGCTAATGGTGAAGATGCGGGTGGTGCCCCAGTACTTGCTGGAGCAGGTCAAATGATTAGGAGGAATGCAGAAAATGTTGCTGCTCGGTGGGAGATGCAGGCTGCTCGTCTTGAAGCTCACGTGGAACAGATGTTTGATGTGGATGATGCTGATGGTGCAGAAGATGTTCCCTTTGATGAGCTTGTTGGCATGCAGGGTCCTGTGTTTCACTTAGTTGAGAATGCATTCACA GTCTTAGCCAGCAATATGATATTTCTTGGTGTCGTTATCTTCGTGCCCTTTACACTAGGTCGGATCATACTTCATTACGCATCGTGGCTTTTCTCTTCAGCCAGTGGTCCTGTTTTCTCAACTATGATGCCACTTACTGAGTCAGCTCTCTCCTTAGCAAATATTACATTGAAAAATGCATTGACAGCTGTTGCAAATTTGTCATCAGATGGTAAAGAAAGTGGTCTACTGGATCAGGTTGCAGAAATGTTGAAAGTCAACTCCAGTACATTAAACGATGTCTCAAACAACATAACTGCTCCACTTTCGGTAGATCTTTTGAAAGGGGCTGCCACTGGAGGTTCAAGGCTTTCTGATGTTACAACTCTCGCTGTAGGCTacatatttatattttctttagTTTTCTTCTATCTTGGTACTATTGCATTGATTCGTTACACGAGAGGAGAACCTTTGACTATGGGGAGGCTGTACGGCATTGCATCCGTAGCTGAGGCTATCCCTTCTCTCCTTAGGCAGTTCATGGCAGCAATGAGGCATTTGATGACCATGGTTAAGGTTGCTTTTCTCTTGGTCATAGAACTTGGGGTATTCCCCTTGATGTGTGGCTGGTGGCTTGACATTTGTACTGTAAGGATGTTTGGGAAGTCAATGGCTCAACGTGTTCAGTTCTTCTCAATTTCTCCTCTTGCAAGCTCATTGGTTCACTGGGCTGTTGGCATTGTATATATGCTACAAATAAGCATATTTGTCAATCTACTTCGAGGG GTTTTGCGCAGTGGAGTTCTGTACTTTCTTCGTGATCCGGCTGACCCAAATTATAACCCTTTCCGAGATTTAATCGACGATCCTATGCACAAGCATGCTCGCAGGGTTCTTCTATCTATTGCAGTTTATGGAAGTTTAATTGTAATGCTGGTGTTCTTACCTGTGAAGCTTGCTATGAGGATGGTGCCCTCCATTTTTCCTCTTGATATATC GGTATCGGATCCCTTCACAGAGATTCCGGCTGACATGCTTCTGTTTCAAATCTGCATCCCTTTTGCAATTGAGCATTTTAAATTGAGAACAACAATCAAATCGCTTCTTCACTGCTGGTTTACTGTAGTCGGTTGGGCCCTTGGGCTAACAGATTATTTACTTCCCAGAACTGAAGAAAATGTTGGTCAAGAAAATGGGAATGGAGAGCCTGGGTTGCAAGAAGAACTGCAGGTGGTACATCTAGGTGGACAGGATCAGGCTTTGGTGGCTCATGCTGCAGCTAACGACCCAAACCAAGTTCCTGCGTCTGGAAACTTGAGTAATGAGGAGTATGATAGCGAAGAGCAGACTGATTCAGA GAGGTATAGCTTTGCTCTCCGCATTGTCCTTTTGTTGGTTGTGGCATGGATGACTCTTCTTGTCTTCAACTCAGCATTGATAGTGGTACCAACTTCACTTGGACGGGCACTTTTCAATGCCATTCCACTTCTTCCCATCACACATGGCATCAAGTGCAATG ACATGTATGCATTTGTCATCGGGAGCTACGTTATTTGGACAGCAATAGCTGGTGCCAGATATTCCATTGAATATGTCAGAGCAAGGAGGGTGACAGTTTTGCTGGGCCAGATTTGGAAATGGTTTGCCATTGTCGTCAAGAGTTCTGCACTTCTATCAATTTGG ATCTTTCTCATTCCGGTGTTGATTGGCTTATTATTTGAGCTTCTAGTCATTGTGCCTATGCGAGTCCCAGTGGATGAAAGCCCAGTTTTCCTCTTGTATCAGGACTGGGCATTGGgcttaatttttcttaaaatctgGACTAGATTG GTAATGTTAGATCATATGATACCACTGGTAGATGATAGTTGGAGAGTAAAGTTCGAAAGAGTTAGAGAAGATGGCTTTTCCAGGCTGCAAGGACTCTGGGTTTTGCGGGAAATAGTCGTGCCAATTATAATGAAGCTGCTGACAGCACTATGCGTACCGTACGTACTAGCTAGGGGAGTATTTCCCGTATTTGGGTACCCACTGATCGTTAACTCAGCTGTTTATCGATTTGCTTGGATTGGATGCCTTTGTGTTAGCATGTTGTATTTCTGTGCCAAGAGATTTCATGTTTGGTTCACCAACCTTCACAATTCCATTCGTGATGATCGATATCTCATTGGTCGTCGACTCCATAACTTTGGCGAGGATTCTGAAGAGAAGCAAATTGATGTGGGGACTCCATTGGAGACACAAAATGCACATTTGTTGGGCACCGGCCATGCAGCAGTGGCTGGTGAAGGATTGCGGCTGAGACGAGTTGTTGGTAACTGA
- the LOC103495249 gene encoding probable E3 ubiquitin ligase SUD1 isoform X4, with protein MEIAPAAAPSIDRDAASVDAVQPSSSSTDSVPGNEANLSTSFPGPKYDDDEEEEDVCRICRNPRDADNPLSHPCACSGSIKFVHQDCLLQWLNHSNARQCEVCKHAFSFSPVYAENAPSRLPFQEFIFGIAMKACHVLQFFLRLSFVLSVWLLIIPFITFWIWRLAFVRSFGEAQRLFLSHLSATVVLTDCLHGFLLSASIVFIFLGATSLRDYFRHLRELGGQDGEREDDADRNGARAVRRPPGQANRNFAGDANGEDAGGAPVLAGAGQMIRRNAENVAARWEMQAARLEAHVEQMFDVDDADGAEDVPFDELVGMQGPVFHLVENAFTVLASNMIFLGVVIFVPFTLGRIILHYVSWLFSSASGPVFSTMMPLTESALSLANITLKNALTAVANLSSDGKESGLLDQVAEMLKVNSSTLNDVSNNITAPLSVDLLKGAATGGSRLSDVTTLAVGYIFIFSLVFFYLGTIALIRYTRGEPLTMGRLYGIASVAEAIPSLLRQFMAAMRHLMTMVKVAFLLVIELGVFPLMCGWWLDICTVRMFGKSMAQRVQFFSISPLASSLVHWAVGIVYMLQISIFVNLLRGVLRSGVLYFLRDPADPNYNPFRDLIDDPMHKHARRVLLSIAVYGSLIVMLVFLPVKLAMRMVPSIFPLDISVSDPFTEIPADMLLFQICIPFAIEHFKLRTTIKSLLHCWFTVVGWALGLTDYLLPRTEENVGQENGNGEPGLQEELQVVHLGGQDQALVAHAAANDPNQVPASGNLSNEEYDSEEQTDSERYSFALRIVLLLVVAWMTLLVFNSALIVVPTSLGRALFNAIPLLPITHGIKCNDMYAFVIGSYVIWTAIAGARYSIEYVRARRVTVLLGQIWKWFAIVVKSSALLSIWIFLIPVLIGLLFELLVIVPMRVPVDESPVFLLYQDWALGLIFLKIWTRLVMLDHMIPLVDDSWRVKFERVREDGFSRLQGLWVLREIVVPIIMKLLTALCVPYVLARGVFPVFGYPLIVNSAVYRFAWIGCLCVSMLYFCAKRFHVWFTNLHNSIRDDRYLIGRRLHNFGEDSEEKQIDVGTPLETQNAHLLGTGHAAVAGEGLRLRRVVGN; from the exons ATGGAGATTGCACCGGCGGCTGCGCCTTCGATCGACAGAGATGCTGCCTCTGTGGATGCAGTTCAACCATCGTCTTCATCGACGGATTCTGTACCAGGGAACGAGGCGAACTTGTCCACGTCTTTTCCTGGACCTAAGTATGATGACGATGAAGAGGAAGAGGACGTCTGCCGGATCTGTAGGAACCCTAGAGATGCGGATAACCCGCTAAGTCATCCCTGCGCTTGCAGCGGCAGCATCAAGTTTGTTCACCAGGACTGTCTCCTTCAATGGCTTAATCACAGCAACGCCCGTCAGTGCGAG GTTTGCAAACATGCATTTTCCTTCTCCCCTGTTTACGCCGAGAATGCTCCATCAAGGCTACCTTTTCAGGAATTTATTTTTGGAATAGCAATGAAAGCTTGccatgtcctgcagttctttttACGTCTAAGTTTTGTGCTCTCTGTTTGGCTACTCATCATACCTTTCATTACTTTTTGGATATGGCGGTTGGCTTTTGTGAGAAGTTTTGGGGAAGCTCAGAGATTATTCTTGAGTCACTTGTCTGCTACTGTTGTTCTTACTGATTGTCTTCATGGCTTCCTACTCTCTGCTAGCATTGTATTTATATTTCTTGGAGCTACCTCCTTGAGAGATTACTTCAGGCATTTGCGGGAACTTGGAGGTCAGGATGGCGAGCGAGAAGATGATGCAGATAGAAACGGAGCTCGTGCTGTAAGAAGACCTCCAGGACAAGCTAACAGAAATTTTGCTGGTGACGCTAATGGTGAAGATGCGGGTGGTGCCCCAGTACTTGCTGGAGCAGGTCAAATGATTAGGAGGAATGCAGAAAATGTTGCTGCTCGGTGGGAGATGCAGGCTGCTCGTCTTGAAGCTCACGTGGAACAGATGTTTGATGTGGATGATGCTGATGGTGCAGAAGATGTTCCCTTTGATGAGCTTGTTGGCATGCAGGGTCCTGTGTTTCACTTAGTTGAGAATGCATTCACA GTCTTAGCCAGCAATATGATATTTCTTGGTGTCGTTATCTTCGTGCCCTTTACACTAGGTCGGATCATACTTCATTACGTATCGTGGCTTTTCTCTTCAGCCAGTGGTCCTGTTTTCTCAACTATGATGCCACTTACTGAGTCAGCTCTCTCCTTAGCAAATATTACATTGAAAAATGCATTGACAGCTGTTGCAAATTTGTCATCAGATGGTAAAGAAAGTGGTCTACTGGATCAGGTTGCAGAAATGTTGAAAGTCAACTCCAGTACATTAAACGATGTCTCAAACAACATAACTGCTCCACTTTCGGTAGATCTTTTGAAAGGGGCTGCCACTGGAGGTTCAAGGCTTTCTGATGTTACAACTCTCGCTGTAGGCTacatatttatattttctttagTTTTCTTCTATCTTGGTACTATTGCATTGATTCGTTACACGAGAGGAGAACCTTTGACTATGGGGAGGCTGTACGGCATTGCATCCGTAGCTGAGGCTATCCCTTCTCTCCTTAGGCAGTTCATGGCAGCAATGAGGCATTTGATGACCATGGTTAAGGTTGCTTTTCTCTTGGTCATAGAACTTGGGGTATTCCCCTTGATGTGTGGCTGGTGGCTTGACATTTGTACTGTAAGGATGTTTGGGAAGTCAATGGCTCAACGTGTTCAGTTCTTCTCAATTTCTCCTCTTGCAAGCTCATTGGTTCACTGGGCTGTTGGCATTGTATATATGCTACAAATAAGCATATTTGTCAATCTACTTCGAGGG GTTTTGCGCAGTGGAGTTCTGTACTTTCTTCGTGATCCGGCTGACCCAAATTATAATCCTTTCCGAGATTTAATCGACGATCCTATGCACAAGCATGCTCGCAGGGTTCTTCTATCTATTGCAGTTTATGGAAGTTTAATTGTAATGCTGGTGTTCTTACCTGTGAAGCTTGCTATGAGGATGGTGCCCTCCATTTTTCCTCTTGATATATC GGTATCGGATCCCTTCACAGAGATTCCGGCTGACATGCTTCTGTTTCAAATCTGCATCCCTTTTGCAATTGAGCATTTTAAATTGAGAACAACAATCAAATCGCTTCTTCACTGCTGGTTTACTGTAGTCGGTTGGGCCCTTGGGCTAACAGATTATTTACTTCCCAGAACTGAAGAAAATGTTGGTCAAGAAAATGGGAATGGAGAGCCTGGGTTGCAAGAAGAACTGCAGGTGGTACATCTAGGTGGACAGGATCAGGCTTTGGTGGCTCATGCTGCAGCTAACGACCCAAACCAAGTTCCTGCGTCTGGAAACTTGAGTAATGAGGAGTATGATAGCGAAGAGCAGACTGATTCAGA GAGGTATAGCTTTGCTCTCCGCATTGTCCTTTTGTTGGTTGTGGCATGGATGACTCTTCTTGTCTTCAACTCAGCATTGATAGTGGTACCAACTTCACTTGGACGGGCACTTTTCAATGCCATTCCACTTCTTCCCATCACACATGGCATCAAGTGCAATG ACATGTATGCATTTGTCATCGGGAGCTACGTTATTTGGACAGCAATAGCTGGTGCCAGATATTCCATTGAATATGTCAGAGCAAGGAGGGTGACAGTTTTGCTGGGCCAGATTTGGAAATGGTTTGCCATTGTCGTCAAGAGTTCTGCACTTCTATCAATTTGG ATCTTTCTCATTCCGGTGTTGATTGGCTTATTATTTGAGCTTCTAGTCATTGTGCCTATGCGAGTCCCAGTGGATGAAAGCCCAGTTTTCCTCTTGTATCAGGACTGGGCATTGGgcttaatttttcttaaaatctgGACTAGATTG GTAATGTTAGATCATATGATACCACTGGTAGATGATAGTTGGAGAGTAAAGTTCGAAAGAGTTAGAGAAGATGGCTTTTCCAGGCTGCAAGGACTCTGGGTTTTGCGGGAAATAGTCGTGCCAATTATAATGAAGCTGCTGACAGCACTATGCGTACCGTACGTACTAGCTAGGGGAGTATTTCCCGTATTTGGGTACCCACTGATCGTTAACTCAGCTGTTTATCGATTTGCTTGGATTGGATGCCTTTGTGTTAGCATGTTGTATTTCTGTGCCAAGAGATTTCATGTTTGGTTCACCAACCTTCACAATTCCATTCGTGATGATCGATATCTCATTGGTCGTCGACTCCATAACTTTGGCGAGGATTCTGAAGAGAAGCAAATTGATGTGGGGACTCCATTGGAGACACAAAATGCACATTTGTTGGGCACCGGCCATGCAGCAGTGGCTGGTGAAGGATTGCGGCTGAGACGAGTTGTTGGTAACTGA
- the LOC103495249 gene encoding probable E3 ubiquitin ligase SUD1 isoform X3, which translates to MEIAPAAAPSIDRDAASVDAVQPSSSSTDSVPGNEANLSTSFPGPKYDDDEEEEDVCRICRNPRDADNPLSHPCACSGSIKFVHQDCLLQWLNHSNARQCEVCKHAFSFSPVYAENAPSRLPFQEFIFGIAMKACHVLQFFLRLSFVLSVWLLIIPFITFWIWRLAFVRSFGEAQRLFLSHLSATVVLTDCLHGFLLSASIVFIFLGATSLRDYFRHLRELGGQDGEREDDADRNGARAVRRPPGQANRNFAGDANGEDAGGAPVLAGAGQMIRRNAENVAARWEMQAARLEAHVEQMFDVDDADGAEDVPFDELVGMQGPVFHLVENAFTVLASNMIFLGVVIFVPFTLGRIILHYVSWLFSSASGPVFSTMMPLTESALSLANITLKNALTAVANLSSDGKESGLLDQVAEMLKVNSSTLNDVSNNITAPLSVDLLKGAATGGSRLSDVTTLAVGYIFIFSLVFFYLGTIALIRYTRGEPLTMGRLYGIASVAEAIPSLLRQFMAAMRHLMTMVKVAFLLVIELGVFPLMCGWWLDICTVRMFGKSMAQRVQFFSISPLASSLVHWAVGIVYMLQISIFVNLLRGVLRSGVLYFLRDPADPNYNPFRDLIDDPMHKHARRVLLSIAVYGSLIVMLVFLPVKLAMRMVPSIFPLDISVSDPFTEIPADMLLFQICIPFAIEHFKLRTTIKSLLHCWFTVVGWALGLTDYLLPRTEENVGQENGNGEPGLQEELQVVHLGGQDQALVAHAAANDPNQVPASGNLSNEEYDSEEQTDSERYSFALRIVLLLVVAWMTLLVFNSALIVVPTSLGRALFNAIPLLPITHGIKCNDMYAFVIGSYVIWTAIAGARYSIEYVRARRVTVLLGQIWKWFAIVVKSSALLSIWIFLIPVLIGLLFELLVIVPMRVPVDESPVFLLYQDWALGLIFLKIWTRLVMLDHMIPLVDDSWRVKFERVREDGFSRLQGLWVLREIVVPIIMKLLTALCVPYVLARGVFPVFGYPLIVNSAVYRFAWIGCLCVSMLYFCAKRFHVWFTNLHNSIRDDRYLIGRRLHNFGEDSEEKQIDVGTPLETQNAHLLGTGHAAVAGEGLRLRRVVGN; encoded by the exons ATGGAGATTGCACCGGCGGCTGCGCCTTCGATCGACAGAGATGCTGCCTCTGTGGATGCAGTTCAACCATCGTCTTCATCGACGGATTCTGTACCAGGGAACGAGGCGAACTTGTCCACGTCTTTTCCTGGACCTAAGTATGATGACGATGAAGAGGAAGAGGACGTCTGCCGGATCTGTAGGAACCCTAGAGATGCGGATAACCCGCTAAGTCATCCCTGCGCTTGCAGCGGCAGCATCAAGTTTGTTCACCAGGACTGTCTCCTTCAATGGCTTAATCACAGCAACGCCCGTCAGTGCGAG GTTTGCAAACATGCATTTTCCTTCTCCCCTGTTTACGCCGAGAATGCTCCATCAAGGCTACCTTTTCAGGAATTTATTTTTGGAATAGCAATGAAAGCTTGccatgtcctgcagttctttttACGTCTAAGTTTTGTGCTCTCTGTTTGGCTACTCATCATACCTTTCATTACTTTTTGGATATGGCGGTTGGCTTTTGTGAGAAGTTTTGGGGAAGCTCAGAGATTATTCTTGAGTCACTTGTCTGCTACTGTTGTTCTTACTGATTGTCTTCATGGCTTCCTACTCTCTGCTAGCATTGTATTTATATTTCTTGGAGCTACCTCCTTGAGAGATTACTTCAGGCATTTGCGGGAACTTGGAGGTCAGGATGGCGAGCGAGAAGATGATGCAGATAGAAACGGAGCTCGTGCTGTAAGAAGACCTCCAGGACAAGCTAACAGAAATTTTGCTGGTGACGCTAATGGTGAAGATGCGGGTGGTGCCCCAGTACTTGCTGGAGCAGGTCAAATGATTAGGAGGAATGCAGAAAATGTTGCTGCTCGGTGGGAGATGCAGGCTGCTCGTCTTGAAGCTCACGTGGAACAGATGTTTGATGTGGATGATGCTGATGGTGCAGAAGATGTTCCCTTTGATGAGCTTGTTGGCATGCAGGGTCCTGTGTTTCACTTAGTTGAGAATGCATTCACA GTCTTAGCCAGCAATATGATATTTCTTGGTGTCGTTATCTTCGTGCCCTTTACACTAGGTCGGATCATACTTCATTACGTATCGTGGCTTTTCTCTTCAGCCAGTGGTCCTGTTTTCTCAACTATGATGCCACTTACTGAGTCAGCTCTCTCCTTAGCAAATATTACATTGAAAAATGCATTGACAGCTGTTGCAAATTTGTCATCAGATGGTAAAGAAAGTGGTCTACTGGATCAGGTTGCAGAAATGTTGAAAGTCAACTCCAGTACATTAAACGATGTCTCAAACAACATAACTGCTCCACTTTCGGTAGATCTTTTGAAAGGGGCTGCCACTGGAGGTTCAAGGCTTTCTGATGTTACAACTCTCGCTGTAGGCTacatatttatattttctttagTTTTCTTCTATCTTGGTACTATTGCATTGATTCGTTACACGAGAGGAGAACCTTTGACTATGGGGAGGCTGTACGGCATTGCATCCGTAGCTGAGGCTATCCCTTCTCTCCTTAGGCAGTTCATGGCAGCAATGAGGCATTTGATGACCATGGTTAAGGTTGCTTTTCTCTTGGTCATAGAACTTGGGGTATTCCCCTTGATGTGTGGCTGGTGGCTTGACATTTGTACTGTAAGGATGTTTGGGAAGTCAATGGCTCAACGTGTTCAGTTCTTCTCAATTTCTCCTCTTGCAAGCTCATTGGTTCACTGGGCTGTTGGCATTGTATATATGCTACAAATAAGCATATTTGTCAATCTACTTCGAGGG GTTTTGCGCAGTGGAGTTCTGTACTTTCTTCGTGATCCGGCTGACCCAAATTATAACCCTTTCCGAGATTTAATCGACGATCCTATGCACAAGCATGCTCGCAGGGTTCTTCTATCTATTGCAGTTTATGGAAGTTTAATTGTAATGCTGGTGTTCTTACCTGTGAAGCTTGCTATGAGGATGGTGCCCTCCATTTTTCCTCTTGATATATC GGTATCGGATCCCTTCACAGAGATTCCGGCTGACATGCTTCTGTTTCAAATCTGCATCCCTTTTGCAATTGAGCATTTTAAATTGAGAACAACAATCAAATCGCTTCTTCACTGCTGGTTTACTGTAGTCGGTTGGGCCCTTGGGCTAACAGATTATTTACTTCCCAGAACTGAAGAAAATGTTGGTCAAGAAAATGGGAATGGAGAGCCTGGGTTGCAAGAAGAACTGCAGGTGGTACATCTAGGTGGACAGGATCAGGCTTTGGTGGCTCATGCTGCAGCTAACGACCCAAACCAAGTTCCTGCGTCTGGAAACTTGAGTAATGAGGAGTATGATAGCGAAGAGCAGACTGATTCAGA GAGGTATAGCTTTGCTCTCCGCATTGTCCTTTTGTTGGTTGTGGCATGGATGACTCTTCTTGTCTTCAACTCAGCATTGATAGTGGTACCAACTTCACTTGGACGGGCACTTTTCAATGCCATTCCACTTCTTCCCATCACACATGGCATCAAGTGCAATG ACATGTATGCATTTGTCATCGGGAGCTACGTTATTTGGACAGCAATAGCTGGTGCCAGATATTCCATTGAATATGTCAGAGCAAGGAGGGTGACAGTTTTGCTGGGCCAGATTTGGAAATGGTTTGCCATTGTCGTCAAGAGTTCTGCACTTCTATCAATTTGG ATCTTTCTCATTCCGGTGTTGATTGGCTTATTATTTGAGCTTCTAGTCATTGTGCCTATGCGAGTCCCAGTGGATGAAAGCCCAGTTTTCCTCTTGTATCAGGACTGGGCATTGGgcttaatttttcttaaaatctgGACTAGATTG GTAATGTTAGATCATATGATACCACTGGTAGATGATAGTTGGAGAGTAAAGTTCGAAAGAGTTAGAGAAGATGGCTTTTCCAGGCTGCAAGGACTCTGGGTTTTGCGGGAAATAGTCGTGCCAATTATAATGAAGCTGCTGACAGCACTATGCGTACCGTACGTACTAGCTAGGGGAGTATTTCCCGTATTTGGGTACCCACTGATCGTTAACTCAGCTGTTTATCGATTTGCTTGGATTGGATGCCTTTGTGTTAGCATGTTGTATTTCTGTGCCAAGAGATTTCATGTTTGGTTCACCAACCTTCACAATTCCATTCGTGATGATCGATATCTCATTGGTCGTCGACTCCATAACTTTGGCGAGGATTCTGAAGAGAAGCAAATTGATGTGGGGACTCCATTGGAGACACAAAATGCACATTTGTTGGGCACCGGCCATGCAGCAGTGGCTGGTGAAGGATTGCGGCTGAGACGAGTTGTTGGTAACTGA